In Macaca fascicularis isolate 582-1 chromosome X, T2T-MFA8v1.1, one DNA window encodes the following:
- the LOC102122298 gene encoding uncharacterized protein isoform X2 has translation METSYYVCWTGHRSKDTGELSASWHKIQTSNSGTFLTQGPTHGGLCVEPRCFMQQPQLSSQQMPAPFAIHVSELSWMSQDKPPMQSLVLRNLENVDINCSLSHMESCIFCRLLVGVQLRLGAGGHFGGPLKIQALRSKTIGIVGEQARHRRVELWTYCKPHP, from the exons ATGGAAACCTCATACTATGTCTGCTGGACAGGACACCGGAGCAAGGATACTGGAGAGCTCTCTGCATCCTGGCACAAAATCCAAACCAGTAACTCTGGGACGTTCTTGACTCAGGG TCCTACTCATGGAGGACTCTGTGTTGAACCAAGGTGCTTCATGCAACAGCCCCAGCTGAGCTcccagcagatgccagcaccattcGCCATCCATGTGAGTGAGCTCTCTTGGATGTCCCAG GATAAGCCTCCGATGCAATCACTTGTGTTAAGAAATTTAGAGAATGTTGATATAAACTGTTCCCTGAGCCATATGGAAAGCTGTATCTTCTGCAGGTTGCTTG TTGGTGTACAACTCAGACTTGGAGCTGGAGGGCATTTTGGGGGCCCCTTAAAGATCCAAGCATTGCGAAGCAAGACTATAGGAATAGTTGGGGAGCAAGCGAGACACAGGAGAGTAGAGCTGTGGACCTATTGTAAGCCCCACCCCTGA
- the LOC102122298 gene encoding prohibitin-2 isoform X3: MLKSVVAKFNASQLITQRARLSLLIRRELTERAKDFSLILDDVAITELSCSREYTAAVEAKQVAQQEAQQAQFLVEKAKQEQRQKIVQAEGEAEAAKMLGEALSKNPGYIKLRKIRAAQNISKTIATSQNHIYLTADNLVLNLQDESFTRGSDSLIKGKK, encoded by the coding sequence ATGCTCAAGAGTGTGGTGGCCAAGTTCAATGCCTCACAGCTGATCACCCAGCGGGCCCGGCTATCCCTGTTGATCCGCCGGGAGCTGACAGAGAGGGCCAAGGACTTCAGCCTTATCCTGGATGATGTGGCCATCACAGAGCTGAGCTGTAGCAGAGAGTACACAGCTGCTGTAGAAGCCAAACAAGTGGCCCAGCAGGAGGCCCAGCAGGCCCAATTCTTGGTAGAAAAAGCGAAGCAGGAACAGCGGCAGAAAATTGTGCAGGCCGAGGGTGAGGCCGAGGCTGCCAAGATGCTTGGAGAAGCACTGAGCAAGAACCCTGGCTACATCAAACTTCGTAAGATCCGAGCAGCCCAgaacatctccaagacaatcgcCACATCACAGAATCATATTTATCTCACGGCTGACAACCTCGTGCTGAACCTACAGGATGAAAGTTTCACCAGAGGAAGTGATAGCCTCATCAAGGGTAAGAAATGA
- the LOC102122298 gene encoding uncharacterized protein isoform X4 has translation METSYYVCWTGHRSKDTGELSASWHKIQTSNSGTFLTQGPTHGGLCVEPRCFMQQPQLSSQQMPAPFAIHDKPPMQSLVLRNLENVDINCSLSHMESCIFCRLLVGVQLRLGAGGHFGGPLKIQALRSKTIGIVGEQARHRRVELWTYCKPHP, from the exons ATGGAAACCTCATACTATGTCTGCTGGACAGGACACCGGAGCAAGGATACTGGAGAGCTCTCTGCATCCTGGCACAAAATCCAAACCAGTAACTCTGGGACGTTCTTGACTCAGGG TCCTACTCATGGAGGACTCTGTGTTGAACCAAGGTGCTTCATGCAACAGCCCCAGCTGAGCTcccagcagatgccagcaccattcGCCATCCAT GATAAGCCTCCGATGCAATCACTTGTGTTAAGAAATTTAGAGAATGTTGATATAAACTGTTCCCTGAGCCATATGGAAAGCTGTATCTTCTGCAGGTTGCTTG TTGGTGTACAACTCAGACTTGGAGCTGGAGGGCATTTTGGGGGCCCCTTAAAGATCCAAGCATTGCGAAGCAAGACTATAGGAATAGTTGGGGAGCAAGCGAGACACAGGAGAGTAGAGCTGTGGACCTATTGTAAGCCCCACCCCTGA